In Marinifilum sp. JC120, the sequence TGGTCGCTGGCAAGTAGATTCTTCAGTGAAGTCCCTTGTTACTTTTAAGAAGTTTAACTTGCTTGATTCATTTCGGTCTTTGGGACAATTTGATTTTGTCATGTGCCGCAACGTGTTGATATATTTTGATGACCGCACAAAAATTGATATTGTTCACCGCATTCACGATATGCTGCCTGATAAAGGCTACCTCATGCTAGGATCCACTGAAACTCTGGCCGGGCACACGGACCGCTATACCACCGAGCACATGGGGCCGGTGATCCTTTACCGCAAGATGCGTGGGATAAAATAAAACCGCCGACTTCCATAGGAAATTGGCGGTAATTTTTTTAAGGAAATAGTCCGTTAGATGTCGTACTTGGTTCCGAACAGGGTTCTGATCTTCTGAATGAACATATCCATGTCCGCAACAGGTTTAAGCAAAACGTTGTCCGAAGAAATTCCGTAAGCTCGGACATCCGGCGGAACTGCGTAGTCCACAGATCCGGTATGGATGATAAAATCCATGTCCGGGTGCAGTTCTTTCAGGTGAATGATGAGGTCGTTGCCGTGCATTACCGGAAGACGCATGTCTACGATGGCGATATCGGCATGTTCGGTTTTCATCAGGGTCAGGGCTTCTTCGGCACTTCCCACCGAGATTACATCCAGACCTTCGTCTTCAAGGTAATCAACAAGGTTCTCTCTGACCATCTGCTCATCATCTACAACCAGAATTTGCATATACTCTCCATCTCATCTGTGCTTGTTTGAGCATTAAGTCCAATAAAATCAAACTCAGACTTATCTCAGTTTCATTGTTAAGCATAATGCAATGTATTTTTCTTGGCAACGAAAATGAACGTAAAGTTAAGCTTCTTTTGAAAATAAAAAAGGAGGCCTTTTGAAAGACCTCCTCTTGGTTCTAATGTGTTGCAAAGTG encodes:
- a CDS encoding response regulator, which produces MQILVVDDEQMVRENLVDYLEDEGLDVISVGSAEEALTLMKTEHADIAIVDMRLPVMHGNDLIIHLKELHPDMDFIIHTGSVDYAVPPDVRAYGISSDNVLLKPVADMDMFIQKIRTLFGTKYDI